The genomic interval AATGAGGAAACAGATCGATTATCTCTCTTTAAAACGCATGCGCGTGCGAACAGAAAACTACTGGAAACTCTGGTCTTCGAAGGAAGAAGTTGACGTAAATGGACCTATCAACTCACTATTCAAAAGATCATTGTTTGTGATAAGAAGTCACGTCAATGATATAGGAGGCATTGTGGCATCAAGCGACAGTGAAATCCTTGGTTCAAAGCGTGATGGATATTATTACGTATGGCCCAGAGATGCTGCAATCGCTGCATATTCGCTTGTAAGGGCCAATCATCTTGGGCCTGCATCAAAGTTCTTCTCCTTTGCAAAGAGCGTTATTTCCCCGAAAGGTTTCTTTTATCACAAGTATACTCCTGATGCAAGAATCGCAAGCAGCTGGCTTCCAATGGTCATGGGCAAAAAAAACATATTGCCGATTCAGGAAGATGAAACCGCCCTGGTTCTGTGGGCTATGTGGAATCACTTTTCCTTGGCAAAGGATATAGAATATATAGGCACATTTTATGAAAGCGTGATAAGGAAAAGCGCGAACTTCATCCTTGACTACCGGGATGGAAACCTTCCAAAACCGTCATTCGACCTCTGGGAGGAGAGATTCGGCGTCCATACATATACAATTGCAACATGTTACGCTGCACTCATGGCAGCATCTAATTTCTCGCGCACCCTTGGAGACGACAATTACGCTGAGGATTATCTTAAGGCAGCAAACAGCATGAGGGATGACTTTGATAAACTTTTTTATTCAGATGAAAAGAAATATTATGCAAGAGCTTTTATAGATGATAAACCAGACTTTACAGTGGATTCTGCGATTATGTCCACATTTCTTTATGGCATGAAGGACCCGAGAGATCCTAAGGTGGAAAACTCAATCAATGCGATAACGTCCCGGCTATGGGTGAAACCAATCGGAGGTATAGCGAGATACGAGAACGACTACTACCAGAGGATCAAACCAGATAGGGACGTTCCTGGAAATCCATGGATAATAACTACGCTGTGGCTTGCGCAGTACTACGCAGCAGTTGGGAAGACAAAAGAGGCTTTTGATTTGATTTCGTGGGTGAACAAGCAGAGCCAGAAATCCGGCATATTGCCTGAACAGGTTAACCCTTATGACGGGAGCGCGTTATCTGTTTCTCCGTTGGTCTGGAGCCACGCCGAATATGTTATTACAATTTTAAAGCTGAAGATCGTGCCAAAGATGAACAACTGAGATCATAGACCGATGGAAGCACAAGGAAAACTGATCACTTTATTTTCTTCTCCATGACGTGAGCAAATGTGAATTCAAGATCAAGGTGCTTCTCAAGTATTGTGTTCAAATTTACGTTTGAGGAGATGCATGTGTATCCGCTTCCCGTAAACCCGATCGGTTCACTGGACTTTTGCAGTATCTGAGCGGTCTCAGAAACCCCTCTGTATATCACCCACCTCTCCCCATTGCCTTTTACAAATGAAGGCACAGGACCTTTATTCTTCGTAAATTTCCATCCATTATTAAGGAGTCCATCGTAATTTATTTCGCTCGCCTCAAAGCGATCCAAAAGAGGGATACCATCAAGGAAATAGAAACTTTCAAGTATACGAAATCCAAGTTTCAGGGAAAGGTTCAACGACGCTTCATTTTCGTCGTTGATTAGCATTCTTACTGATGTACAGCTGTGTTCCAGAGCTCGCTCAATTGACGCTTCTGTGAGCTTTGTACCGATGCCTTTTCTCCAGAACGCTGGATGCACTCTTAATCCACTCAGCCACGCAGAACCATCATCGAGGTATTCAATCTTTGAAAAACCACCTATCGATCCATCCTCGTATACTAGAACTTCACCCCACTTCAAGTACGCTTTTCCTTCTCTGTTTATATAATCTTCATAGCCTGAGCGTTTAGAAACTTCGCTTATTTGAATCCAGTCTTGGTCTTTAGCCAGTCTTATCAATACTGTTGCATATTGAAAAGGTTAAAAAACTTAATTGTGTAACTGTTTATGAAACGAATGTCAATTTCTGGTCTGTGTCACATATGCGGCAAGCCGGCCTATAGTATTTGCTTGATGTGCCACGAGCCTACATGTGCGGATCATCTGACTGCCCTTGGTATCTGCACATTATGCATTAAAAGGCACGGCGGAAAGATTCAATGATTTACCACTGAGTATGTCCTCAGCCACTCGATGTCGCTTTGATATATTTTCCTGACGTCATCAAGGCCATAATAAAGCATAGCAAGCCTTTCCAAGCCCAGACCCCATGCTATCACCTTTCCTTTAAGGCCGAGAGGTTCAGTGACCTCCGGCCTGAAAACCCCTGAACCCCCTAGCTCCACCTCTTTGCCATCGAGATAAGCAACAACGTCCATGCTTGGTTCTGTATAGGGATAATAGGATGGAATGAATTTCAATTTGTTAAATCCCAGTCGGCCATAAAATTCCGTCATGAGCCATTTAAGGGTTGATAAATTAGCATCCTTTCCGTAATACGCCCCCTCTATTTGATTCAGTTCTGCCAAATGCTTCCAGTCCACGCTTTCATGCCGGAACACCTTATCTACTGAGAACACTGCAACCGGAGGTTCCGGATGCTCATACAGGTACCGTATCGTACTAACGGTCGTATGCGTTCTCAACAATAGATCCATTGCCTTCGTCTCCGACCATTCATATTCCCAGCCACGGTATGCTTTTATACCATTTTCATGCACTCTTTTCAATATTTTAAGTACTTCAGGATGCTCGAAAACCGGCTTTTTTTGGCTTTTAAGGAAAAAGGTGTCCTGCATTTCCCGAGCCGGATGATCCTGAGGAATAAAAAGGGCATCCATATTCCATCCAGAGTATTCTATGTAATGCCCTGGCATTTCAGTGAAACCCATACCGACAAATATTTTCTTGATTTCTGAGGTGAGCAGGGTAAGAGGATGCAGGAAGCTCCCAGTTCTTGACTCAACCTGCGAGGTGAGATCGTAATCCCTGAATTTCTTCTCCTTCCATTTTCCCGATGTCATTATCTCTGAGGTGATCTCCTCAATCTGGCCAGATTCACTATAATGGGAGATGGCCTCAGCGCCAAGGGGAGTGATTGAAATTTCTCTGACTGTTCTCTTCCTCTCAAGAATTACTCCACCGCGTTTCCTGAAGCGTTCCAGCATTTCTTTATCGGCGATCTTGTTTCCTTTCGAGAGGTTCTCCAGGAATAACTTCTTCTTAAAGATGTCTTGTTCAATCTCCTCGTTCTTTTCAAACTCTATTTTACCGTGATCAGGCCGTATTCCGTACTTCGACAGTTGTGCTAGAGCTACTCGAATATCCTTTTCGCCAAAGTGTTCCGCAAGTTCTCCTATAAAAAATGAACCCTTGGATGCACAGTGCTCATATAACCTTTCTTCAGGCAGTCCGGACACTAGAAATTCTGAACCCTCTTCACCAAGTGAGAAATAAGATTCTTCTTTCCTAGAGACGTATATGAGATTCTTGCTTTCCAACCATGAGATGGAGCTTGCGATCTGAACCCTTTCCATACCCGGTATAGAGATCTCAGGTTCGGGTACCGTCCTCACATCCCTAGAATGTTCACGTATGAAATTTAAAACCTTGAATTCATTGAGACTTATACTGGCATTATATTTTTTCTCGTTATTTTCCATTCTACACTCGTACAGTTAATGTTTTCAGTAATATAGTTTTATTTTTTATATGATGATAGATCGAAATTGAGTTCCTGCCTCAGAGTCTTCTATTTTCTGTCCTGGCCTTTTCTTACTATGCCTGGCGGCACAAAAAGGAGCAAAATGTAAAGAACAAGCAATACAAGGGAAAGAAATTCGAAGATCAGTGAGTAGTTATAGATTATAGGGCTATGACAAATTTTTGAAAAGATAAAGGATGTAAGAGAATATACGGATATAGGAAACAACGAGGACCAGAGTGATGCATTGTATCCATATGTCCTAGAAGCTTTCAATTTTAACATGCTTAGATAAGTAATTACTGGAAGTAGAAATGAAGCTACTATGAAGGACAATATCATAATTAAATAAACTACTTTATACACCTGAAAATTCAATGAATCGTACAAAACTAGATAATAACTTGCAATGCTAATAAGGCCTCCAAACCCCATGGTAATCCATGTTATCCCAGATATCTTCTCGACCCATATACCGCGTCTTAACCACCTCAGTAAATTCAGTATAAGAATAGGAGTATAAAATACAACTGCCATAAAATAAGATACAAGAATGAAAATGACCAGCAAATTTGAAAGTCCTCGATTCACGTGACCGAGCCAAGATAACAATATCGAAGTGGATAGGAGTGGTATTTCTGAAACCAACCACAAAGCCGAAGCTTCAGATACTGAAAACCGCTTTCGCGCCAAAAGAACAGCGATAAAAGCCACGGTGTAGAAAAGTACAACAAAAAAGAGAATCCCACCTATAATAAAGAGCGAAAAAGGGCTGGAAATAAGGGAAATCCTCATAAGGAGCAGGGACAGACCTGCCAGAAACGTAAAATTATTGAATCTCTCTTTTTTAGGATGTATGAACGCTAAACTATGGGACTTGATGGAATTCCATACAGACAAAGAAAGTAGAACTAAAAAGAACAATGAGCAAATTGCGAGTACTGCTCTAGAGAGGATGAAGAATCTGTGAGCATACAACGAAATTGAAATTATCCCAGTTGCCATCACAGGTGCATAAGACGCTTTGTACAGATTTGCAAGAACGTTATTTATCTTCATGATCGAATCTTTTAGTCCATCATTATTCCTGAAATTTTAATCGCTGCCAATAGTTATTTCATGGTTTCAGTTTTCTCTGTTTCTTCGACTTGTTTGGGAAGCGATCTTACACCAGAAGTTGCAAATCCTATTGGAGCAAATATGAACAGGAAAAATGCAGCCATTAAGTATGAATAAATAGGCTGAAGAGTGAATATGAAAAGCATTCCGAATATCCCGGTTATAAGAACAAGCAAGGTTCCGAAGAGGATCATGAAAGTTACAGGCTTTGGAACCTTCCTCAAATATGCATATACCGCGGTAAATCCGGAAACCGCAAAGAGCAGAACGCCGAATAAAATATGCGCGAACATGAATGGATCGGTGAGATCACCTGTTCCAGGTTTTATAGTTATATACACATTAATATACATACCTACAAGGAACTCTATTGAAAGTATAAGAGTTATCACGTCCAAAAGGACTATTAGGTTACGCCTTAAATTATTCTGCAATGTGAATCGTCTGGAATCGTTTCGTTGGATTTAATCCTGATGCCAGTCATTAATTTATTAGATAGTGGCCAGAGAATGTGCTTATCACCTACCTATACGCTCTAAATAATCTTTATTTACCGAATATAAAACCCCACTTCACTTCGCTAGTTAACTTTTTTTAACTTTCCAGCTTAAGAACGATCTCATCATACGAGAGGCATGGATGAAAAGAACATAAAACTGAGAATATATGGAATGACCTGTGAAAACTGCGCCATTACAATATCAGAGAGCCTTGTGAAACAGCGGGGTGTAAAAGACGTCAAGATATCCCTCTCCACAGGTACCGGAAATATAAGAATCGATCCCTCTGAGGTTGCACCTGAGAGCGTTCTTAAAAACCCGATTTTCTCAGGGAAATCCCATTACAAAGCAACGATTATGGAATACTAAATTCGGTGATTGTTATTGGATAAAGAAGTAAAACAGTTTGATCTCGTGATTCTTGGAAACGGCGCTGCGGCATTTTCAGCTGCAATAAAAGCTTCAGACCTAAGCAATGGTGAGATGACAATTGCCATGATCGGATACGGCCTCATCGGTGGTACATGCGTAAACGTCGGATGCGTTCCATCAAAATACCTGCTTGAAGCTTCGCACAGAGTATTCAGTCCGAAGCACCCAAAGATGGAAGGAATATACGAGACCCGTGTGAATCACAATTTTGAAGAAATCATGAAGGGTCTCCGTTCGTATGTTGACCATGCCAGAAATGCAAAGTACGAGCAGGTTATAAAAGGTTATAGCAATGTCACCTTGTTTAATGGTCGTGGCAAATTTGTTGAACGAAAAACCATCTTGGTTGCAAACCCTGACACAGGCTATAGCGATTTGATATCAGGATCTAATATACTTATCGCCACTGGATCACATCCAACAGTTCCGAAGATCGAGGGACTTGATGAAACAGGATTCCTTACAAGCGACTCAGTGTGGGGACTCAGCAGATTACCAGATTCTGTTGCGATCATAGGAGGAGGGGCAATTGGGCTGGAAATAGGCCAAGCTCTCTTGCACCTTGGATCGAGGGTGACTGTTATAGAAGCGCTGGATTCCCTGCTTCCACAAACAGAGCCAGAGATAGGAATTACCCTGAAAGATCGCCTGGAAAAAGAAGGCATGAAATTTTATCTGAGAGCAAGAGTGAGTTCTGTCAGAAAATCGGGGAACGACAAATCTCTGGAGATCATAACACATAAGGGAACTGAAATGCTGCATGCTGAGGAACTGATAGTTGCAACTGGGAGGAAGCCTAATACAGAATACCTCAATTTGAAAGTTGCTGAGGTTGATACAGATGCCGGAGGAGGCATTATCACTTCCAACACAATGAAAACAACATCTACAGGTATTTATGCAGCAGGAGACTGTGTTTCAAAGAAAATGTTCTTGGAGACGCTTGCGGCAAGGGAAGGTGTGGTGGCAGTAAGCAACATGTTTGGCGAGGATCTTAAGATCGATTACGATTCCACTACTTGGGCTGTATTTACAGACCCACAGGTTGCGGGAGTTGGCATGACGGAGAATCAGTTCTCCAGGAAGAACGGATCCTGTTCGTGCAGGGTGTTTTCTCTTGAGAACCTTACAAAAGCAAGCATCATAGGTGAGACAAAAGGAGTGATAAAAATTACGGTCAACCCGGCAGACAATCGGGTTGTTGGCGTTCACATTTTCGCTCCGAACGCAACGGACATCATAACAGAGGGAGCTTATGCGATAAGGAATGGCTATACGATAGACGATATCATTGCGACAAGCCATATATTCCCATCTATCTCGGAAGGCATTAAACTTGCAGCCCAGTCATTCATTAGGG from Thermoplasmatales archaeon carries:
- a CDS encoding glycoside hydrolase family 15 protein — protein: MVRYLPLGNGRLLVGFDSEHRLVDFYYSKFQAENHSGGKPFRFGISVNNAFKWVDSSVISLWDYLDHTMIGISKYSLFGIEFTNNDFVDIYDDVLSREITAKNSSNERKEIHFFFHQNFLIYGNNIGDTAIYDPDMNGVIHYKVNRYFFASTADQSGNTMDQYSIGVKDFEGLEGTWKDAEDSQLSMNPVATGSVDSVIRHTLSLEPGETKSMFYYVLCASGLEKIQEMRKQIDYLSLKRMRVRTENYWKLWSSKEEVDVNGPINSLFKRSLFVIRSHVNDIGGIVASSDSEILGSKRDGYYYVWPRDAAIAAYSLVRANHLGPASKFFSFAKSVISPKGFFYHKYTPDARIASSWLPMVMGKKNILPIQEDETALVLWAMWNHFSLAKDIEYIGTFYESVIRKSANFILDYRDGNLPKPSFDLWEERFGVHTYTIATCYAALMAASNFSRTLGDDNYAEDYLKAANSMRDDFDKLFYSDEKKYYARAFIDDKPDFTVDSAIMSTFLYGMKDPRDPKVENSINAITSRLWVKPIGGIARYENDYYQRIKPDRDVPGNPWIITTLWLAQYYAAVGKTKEAFDLISWVNKQSQKSGILPEQVNPYDGSALSVSPLVWSHAEYVITILKLKIVPKMNN
- a CDS encoding GNAT family N-acetyltransferase; translated protein: MIRLAKDQDWIQISEVSKRSGYEDYINREGKAYLKWGEVLVYEDGSIGGFSKIEYLDDGSAWLSGLRVHPAFWRKGIGTKLTEASIERALEHSCTSVRMLINDENEASLNLSLKLGFRILESFYFLDGIPLLDRFEASEINYDGLLNNGWKFTKNKGPVPSFVKGNGERWVIYRGVSETAQILQKSSEPIGFTGSGYTCISSNVNLNTILEKHLDLEFTFAHVMEKKIK
- a CDS encoding phenylalanine--tRNA ligase subunit alpha; its protein translation is MENNEKKYNASISLNEFKVLNFIREHSRDVRTVPEPEISIPGMERVQIASSISWLESKNLIYVSRKEESYFSLGEEGSEFLVSGLPEERLYEHCASKGSFFIGELAEHFGEKDIRVALAQLSKYGIRPDHGKIEFEKNEEIEQDIFKKKLFLENLSKGNKIADKEMLERFRKRGGVILERKRTVREISITPLGAEAISHYSESGQIEEITSEIMTSGKWKEKKFRDYDLTSQVESRTGSFLHPLTLLTSEIKKIFVGMGFTEMPGHYIEYSGWNMDALFIPQDHPAREMQDTFFLKSQKKPVFEHPEVLKILKRVHENGIKAYRGWEYEWSETKAMDLLLRTHTTVSTIRYLYEHPEPPVAVFSVDKVFRHESVDWKHLAELNQIEGAYYGKDANLSTLKWLMTEFYGRLGFNKLKFIPSYYPYTEPSMDVVAYLDGKEVELGGSGVFRPEVTEPLGLKGKVIAWGLGLERLAMLYYGLDDVRKIYQSDIEWLRTYSVVNH
- a CDS encoding heavy-metal-associated domain-containing protein — its product is MDEKNIKLRIYGMTCENCAITISESLVKQRGVKDVKISLSTGTGNIRIDPSEVAPESVLKNPIFSGKSHYKATIMEY
- the merA gene encoding mercury(II) reductase, with product MDKEVKQFDLVILGNGAAAFSAAIKASDLSNGEMTIAMIGYGLIGGTCVNVGCVPSKYLLEASHRVFSPKHPKMEGIYETRVNHNFEEIMKGLRSYVDHARNAKYEQVIKGYSNVTLFNGRGKFVERKTILVANPDTGYSDLISGSNILIATGSHPTVPKIEGLDETGFLTSDSVWGLSRLPDSVAIIGGGAIGLEIGQALLHLGSRVTVIEALDSLLPQTEPEIGITLKDRLEKEGMKFYLRARVSSVRKSGNDKSLEIITHKGTEMLHAEELIVATGRKPNTEYLNLKVAEVDTDAGGGIITSNTMKTTSTGIYAAGDCVSKKMFLETLAAREGVVAVSNMFGEDLKIDYDSTTWAVFTDPQVAGVGMTENQFSRKNGSCSCRVFSLENLTKASIIGETKGVIKITVNPADNRVVGVHIFAPNATDIITEGAYAIRNGYTIDDIIATSHIFPSISEGIKLAAQSFIRDISKMSCCVE